One stretch of Macrotis lagotis isolate mMagLag1 chromosome 7, bilby.v1.9.chrom.fasta, whole genome shotgun sequence DNA includes these proteins:
- the FAM107B gene encoding protein FAM107B isoform X2, which translates to MAEPDYIEDDNPELIKPQKLINPVKISRNHQDLHRELLMNQKRGLAPQNKPELQKVMEKRKRDQVIKQQKEEEAQKKKSDLEIELLKRQQKLEQLELEKQKIQEEQENAPEFVKVKGNLRRTGQEMAEVQES; encoded by the exons ATGGCTGAACCTGACTACATAGAAGATGACAATCCTGAATTAATCAAGCCTCAGAAATTAATCAATCCTGTTAAAATTTCCCGGAATCATCAAGATCTTCACAGAGAACTTCTGATGAATCAAAAAAG GGGTCTTGCTCCTCAGAATAAACCAGAGCTACAGAAGgtgatggagaagagaaaacgAGACCAAGTGATAAAGCAACAGAAGGAAGAGGAAgcccaaaaaaagaaatctgatttGGAGATAGAACTACTGAAAAGGCAGCAAAAATTGGAGCAG CTTGAGCTTGAGAAGCAGAAGAttcaagaagaacaagaaaatgcCCCAGAATTTGTGAAGGTGAAAGGAAACCTGAGAAGAACAGGACAAGAAATGGCAGAAGTTCAGGAATCTTAG